The genomic DNA GGAAATACAAGGCCCTGACAAGTCAATCACGATCAAGCGACGTGTTACATGGCGAACTGAAGTATCTGCGCAGGTGGAGGAACCTAACCCTCATGAGATTGTGATGGCTCCGGTAGAAGGAACGAAGACCCTTTCATTTAAGGAGGGGGCAATGCgcccccgggctagtacagtggtaacgtgtcggcctctcatccgaggggtcggcggtacgcgccccgcccaggcgcgagaagttgcaattgtcgcttggaggttactgctgtggcagggcaccacggcgggtaaggactaagctcagccgagtcagcactagCTGATACACGTTGGCGAGTCGGCATTAATCGACACAGGTCGGGCCCCCCTCATGGGcctagcccgggcgaggctcagcttcgcaaatCGGACTTATAGAGGGCAATGCCACACGCACAAACCGTTCGCATACCGTAACCCGAATTTGACAAGAACGCAGTGCTATACGCACGAACCGTTCACATAGCGGAAACCGAATTGTCAAGAACGCTAAGggagcacaaagagagagaatgaggggaggggcgagggacgaggggagacgaAGGGCGGAGCACGTGGCACTTCGGCCTGAGCCTTTGACCTCGTATTTTGGCGTATTTGGTTGGAATGCAGGCGGAAGAGCTGGGTGGGATGACCCAGCAGGGCTGAAGGAAGAATTAGTGTAGCCTTGACGGAgtcggagaaagaagaagagtgatagtagaaagaagaggagaagtggaTAACGTGGTCACCAATTAAACGCCTTGTTGATGTGCCTGCTTAAGCAGTGCTAGAGTCCTGCTAACGCTTCCGCCACAACAGCGACCTATTAAACGCAGAGCAGAGGAACTAGCAGGCGCTTTTCGGACAAGAGTAAGCAGACCAAGAGGACTTGAAGCAGACAGAAAGCTTGTGGTTACACTGTTGTCAGGGACGCGTAACAGAGGATGTTTTGACACAAGGGTGATAGTGTGGCTACATGAAGGCCTACGGAATGATCAAGTGCTAGTGACCAGTGCGAGACAGTAGTGTCTCACGGGAGAAGTAGCGGGTGTGTACCTTATTACCACCAAGTACACCTAAGTAAGTAggtgggggtaactcggctgtctacttctcaatcaaaaaccatgactgcacaaacacaacaacggccctcattccccggaggcgaaggtgCCCATGGTTTccgcggcgatcaggatcgctccggagcggGGGGTTCCAAAAAGCGggtaaaaacaggccgccccacgttgatgtaCCTTTGCACATATGATATAAGGACAATGACAACTGAATCCAACTTACtggcattacttgaggaactctcttttattaaatgggatgttgtaggactctgtgaagttggaAGACCAGGCGTAGAACAGAATATAGTAAATGATCGACAGGTGCACTATAGTAGAGgcaaaccccagggtagcaagcaggaattagggataGGTTTCTtaattcacaaacgtttagaaaagaatatcgtgaaattctatagtataagtgaaagagtggcttcagtaacaataaaactaaacaataggtacaacttaaagattgttcaagtctgtgCTCCAACCAGCAGCAACAGTGATGAAGAagtagagagcttctatgaagatgttcatttagccagtgagagagtaaaaacacatttcacaataattatgggagactttaatgccacaataggtaaaaagacaggaggagAAACCGTattggggaatcacggaataggcactaggaatgagaaggGACAAATGCTCGTTGATTTTGCAGAGGCTCGATcgctcaatatcatgaatacattcttcgaaaaaagactagagcggaagtggacttGGAAGTCATCATCTGACATCAAATATGAAATTGACTTCatcatttcaaataggcgcgatatcataaaaaatgtggaagttattaataaagtaaatgtcggCAGTGACCATAGactggtcagaggccaaatccaATTATATctcagaaaggaaagaaacaaactcGTACGAAAAACGCAGCCAAAcgtagctaacttgaagaccagagcgactgAATTTAACCATAAAATCCAAAACAGATATGCACTTCTCAGTGaaaaagatctcaacattgaccataTCAACAAACCGTTcactgacataataaaggaagctgcacttgaagtagatgGTAAGAATGTTAGGCAAAGCACCAGCAagctctcagtgtgtgtgtgtgtgtgtgtgtgtgtgtgtgtgtgtgtgtgtgtgtgtgtgtgtgtgtgtgtgtgtgtgtgtgtgtgtgtgtgtgtgtttatatatatatatatatatatatatatatatatatatatatatatatttatatatatttatatatatatatatatttatatatatatatatttatatatatatatatatttatatatatatatatttatatatatatatatatatacatatgtatatttatttatttatttatataaatatacatacacatccataaacatacatatacacacgtgtgtatatacatgtttatatacatgtatatattcatgtatatatacatatatatatatcaatatatatatatatatatatatatatatatatatatatatatatgtatatacacatgtatatatacacatgtatatacatgtgtatatatatatacacacacaaagacagacatgcgcgcacacacacacacacacacacacacacacacacacacacacacacacacacacacacacacacacacacacacacacacacacacacacacacacctacacctacacacatgcaaAAGAAATGTATTGCTTATGTTTTATATGTCGTTATAATAATTCTTAAGCTAGTttcaagacaaagaaaagaaaattgcagATATTGATATTGCaccataagtttgtgtgtgtgtgtctgtttctactTTTGTTTCTGCTTGTGTTCAATTTCTGTGTAACTCGGTGATGCCAGTGTTTAAAAACTCCGCTTTGGCTTTTAATTTTATCCTAAACATGTTAATGAAGATTCTTATGTATGTGAATTCAGAGTAGACTAGAAGATTTGGCTtgattttgtctcttctttcttattctctctctctccctttttcttcttctgctttttatttGAGCATCATGTAGGTAAGCGGATGCTCCATACGCATCCCCAGCCTTGGACACATTTCGAAAACTCTCTCTCATTTTAGTATTGGTAGAAGAGTCATTTGTCATTATCACAGGGCTCGACAGTggttaaagaataaataataaatgaataaatagatatgtaattaATCCTCCTCGGTTTGGCCATTCCAGATGGGGAGTTTGAGGAGCAGCGACGCAGccgcgggcgggggagggggcgagggaggccgAGAGGACGAGCACGAGGGCCTCCTAGGGGTCTGCGCGTCAACAAGAGAAATAAGGTAGGAACTGTTCTTAAGATTTTTTCATCCatgttttattattgatgtttttatttgtctgatgCTTTGTTGTTAGCTTTCAGTATTTTCTTGTCATCTGATAACAAATGAAGATATCATTTTGATGGCTGCagattgatttttgtttgttattgggaACAGAAGCTCATGGCTGATTAAGAACACTTTTGTGttgaatgaatgataataatgataataaaagttgcttagataataatgataataatactaatgataaagataatgataacaaaattaaagcAAATCATTACAAAACACTaagctgttactattgttaaatCGTTATCACCACTAACTACTGCTTATTATTCACATttcagatagagagtgaggaagaggaagaagagccgGCTCCTCCGCCAGTAGATGAAAATGAACCTCCAAAGGCAAAGCAGTGTAAGTTTGGACAGATTTTTAAACATGAAATCATCACCTTTTTTAATGGAGGATACCCcatggtgaaaaaaaagaaaaaaggatgataatgataaaaataaaataaatagattaattaaacAATCAGTCAGTCTGTGAACAGTTTTCGATACTGCATACCTGGTGATTATTAATATGTTGAAgtttccttttgattttttgtCAATAGTCAAATACTTATTCAAAAAGCttatttctgacttttttttccaATCGCTTTGCACtggatttattatatataattcctttATGACAGGCTCCTTATAATTGCATTacctatttttccttttatctaaaGGTTAGCTACAGTTTAATCTGTATTCATTCTTCTAACAAAAGCAGCCTCAAACAGTCAAATTCATCAGCCATAAGGGTAGTCgttagagaaaatgaaaatgaaactttACTTTTGAAAAATAGGCCTTGAAATGCCTTTTCCTTATGTCCATATGTAATTAGTTTTAGGCTACTTAAATGGCTTCTAACATCCAATATTTTATGTACCATTTCTGTTGCACACAGGATAATGATATTTGGGAATCAATGAAATAGGTGCTATTCTTCAGTACACATAAAGCTAGTAAAATTATGCCAGATACTAGAACATCATTAAAATAGCAATGTCTTATGCATTTCTTATGGACTGCAGTTGTACTGGGTGAGGTGGGACCATTTACCCATTGCCTCTATCAGTATCTTAGCCCAATCTTAGTTTATAGCCGATCTGCCATGTAGACCTTGCTTTGTTTACAGGGGTATATTATCAGGCATTAAGATATGTGGATATGGCATATGTGAGTGCTCCATAGTTTAGGCCTCTCAGTGTTTTAGGCAGCTCAAGAGGCATAGGGGTTAATTGTACATATAATTTGGTATATTGTCATATTCTGTATGCATCTCTAATAACAGCTTTGTCAATTTGATTAAATTTCAAAGATTGAATGAAAAATTCTAAAAATATTAAACTAGTCACAATCATTTCAAAATTAACCCATTTCCACATTCTATCCCAGATGACCAAGATTGTGACATATCATCGCTTGAGGCTCCAACCTTCACCACGCTGGACAGAGGACCTCCTGCCCCCATGCTGCGACTGTCGTGGGACCATCCTGTCAACCTCATTGGGGAGAAGGTCTTGTCTCCCCGGATACATATCTGCGATACCTGCAATAAGCCTATCCTCATCTATGGAAGAATGGTGAGTTTCCTCACTTATTCTCTTGCTTCACGTAATGTGAAAGATGATATAGAATGCTACATGACTGGGTACTTTTCTTGAAATACTTTCATTTACAGATACCTTGTAAGCATGTATTTTGCCTGTGGTGTGCCCGTGGGGAAGACCGCATGTGCGCAAGATGTGGAGAGCGTGTGGCCAGAGTGGAGCAGATAGGCCTTGGAACTGTATTTATGTGCAACTACAGTATAAACAAAACTGTTTGTAAACGCACATATTTATCTCAGAGGGATCTCCAGGTGAGCAtttcttaattcctttttttttttttttttttcttggttttgatGATTGATTTTACAGTTGATTTTACAGTTGTTCATTTGTTTGGATTGTTTAATATGATATTTAATATGATACATAAACTCTGTCTTTAGCTAATTACAAATAATTTTCCAGGCACACATAGACCACCGGCATATGAAAGTGCCTGGGGCAACAGGCCTGCCAAAGGAAGAGCTGAAAGAAGAGCGTTTAAGCCACAGAGACCCAAGGGGTGAAGGCAGGGACACAAGAACAGATCCAAGGGGAGACATCAGACAAGACCCAAGGGCCATGTCAGACCCCAGGGTGAACAAGGAAGGCTATGAACACAGGGATTCCTATTCCAACTCACAGTTCTCCCGCCAGGGCTCAGGGCAGTTTGGTTCTAATCACGGGCAGTCTCACCAAACAGCAGGCAACCACCAGGCGTCCTCTCATCACATTTCAGTGATTCCTGTAATGACAACAGCCAGGACCAATCTCATCACCGTCCCACTGCAGGACCAGCCAGAACACTCGTCGCACTCCTCCTTCCAACATTCTGGGCCATCACATCCAacgcccccacaccccccacctcaCATGCCCCCCACGCATCCTCCCCCAACTCACTCCTTCACCAGTCCACCCCCAGCTCACTCTcagcctcccccttcccatccccaacccccaccatacTCCTCTTCCTTTAG from Penaeus chinensis breed Huanghai No. 1 chromosome 30, ASM1920278v2, whole genome shotgun sequence includes the following:
- the LOC125041152 gene encoding E3 ubiquitin-protein ligase Hakai-like isoform X1 codes for the protein MADKKNKRRGKHAMATNTRSTSGANGNPRQRTPQNRGDSPADDSSRKEDGEFEEQRRSRGRGRGRGRPRGRARGPPRGLRVNKRNKIESEEEEEEPAPPPVDENEPPKAKQYDQDCDISSLEAPTFTTLDRGPPAPMLRLSWDHPVNLIGEKVLSPRIHICDTCNKPILIYGRMIPCKHVFCLWCARGEDRMCARCGERVARVEQIGLGTVFMCNYSINKTVCKRTYLSQRDLQAHIDHRHMKVPGATGLPKEELKEERLSHRDPRGEGRDTRTDPRGDIRQDPRAMSDPRVNKEGYEHRDSYSNSQFSRQGSGQFGSNHGQSHQTAGNHQASSHHISVIPVMTTARTNLITVPLQDQPEHSSHSSFQHSGPSHPTPPHPPPHMPPTHPPPTHSFTSPPPAHSQPPPSHPQPPPYSSSFSTAYSTQPPQYTYPPNPAAPPPPNPNVPPPPYSNVSPAVPPPTTYVNRSQYDGQYSTAQWSTPPPQTPPSHPPGPPLHHPPPPSAQSSQYYRKNF
- the LOC125041152 gene encoding E3 ubiquitin-protein ligase Hakai-like isoform X3; this translates as MEENGEFEEQRRSRGRGRGRGRPRGRARGPPRGLRVNKRNKIESEEEEEEPAPPPVDENEPPKAKQYDQDCDISSLEAPTFTTLDRGPPAPMLRLSWDHPVNLIGEKVLSPRIHICDTCNKPILIYGRMIPCKHVFCLWCARGEDRMCARCGERVARVEQIGLGTVFMCNYSINKTVCKRTYLSQRDLQAHIDHRHMKVPGATGLPKEELKEERLSHRDPRGEGRDTRTDPRGDIRQDPRAMSDPRVNKEGYEHRDSYSNSQFSRQGSGQFGSNHGQSHQTAGNHQASSHHISVIPVMTTARTNLITVPLQDQPEHSSHSSFQHSGPSHPTPPHPPPHMPPTHPPPTHSFTSPPPAHSQPPPSHPQPPPYSSSFSTAYSTQPPQYTYPPNPAAPPPPNPNVPPPPYSNVSPAVPPPTTYVNRSQYDGQYSTAQWSTPPPQTPPSHPPGPPLHHPPPPSAQSSQYYRKNF
- the LOC125041152 gene encoding E3 ubiquitin-protein ligase Hakai-like isoform X2 — translated: MFGHMHKDGEFEEQRRSRGRGRGRGRPRGRARGPPRGLRVNKRNKIESEEEEEEPAPPPVDENEPPKAKQYDQDCDISSLEAPTFTTLDRGPPAPMLRLSWDHPVNLIGEKVLSPRIHICDTCNKPILIYGRMIPCKHVFCLWCARGEDRMCARCGERVARVEQIGLGTVFMCNYSINKTVCKRTYLSQRDLQAHIDHRHMKVPGATGLPKEELKEERLSHRDPRGEGRDTRTDPRGDIRQDPRAMSDPRVNKEGYEHRDSYSNSQFSRQGSGQFGSNHGQSHQTAGNHQASSHHISVIPVMTTARTNLITVPLQDQPEHSSHSSFQHSGPSHPTPPHPPPHMPPTHPPPTHSFTSPPPAHSQPPPSHPQPPPYSSSFSTAYSTQPPQYTYPPNPAAPPPPNPNVPPPPYSNVSPAVPPPTTYVNRSQYDGQYSTAQWSTPPPQTPPSHPPGPPLHHPPPPSAQSSQYYRKNF